The DNA region tcactctcttctatacctattatccttaggtttgatcttctcattgagtcctggatttcctgtatgttttggaccagtagatttttctgttttacattttctttgactgttgtatcgatgatttctatggaatcttctactcctgagattctgtcttctatctcttgtattctattggtgatgcttgtatctacagctccttgtctcttcctttggttttctatatccacggttgtttccctgtgtccttcctttattgcttctatttccatttttaattccttcaactgtttgattgtgttttcctggaattctttcagggatttttgtgattcctctctataggcttctacttgtttatttatgttttcctgtgtttctctaaaggagttcttcatgtcttttttgaagtcctgcAGCATTAtgatcaattgtgattttaaatctagttcttgcttttctggtgtgtttggatattcagtgtttcttttggtgggagaattgggttccaatgatgccatgtagtcttggtttctgttgcttgagttcctgcgcttgcctctcaccatcaggttgtctctggtttaccttgttctgctatttctgacagtggctagactgtcctatatgcctgtgtgtcaggagtgctgtagacctgttttccttcttccagttatgggagcagagttttctgctttcaggtgagtagtctttcctgtctactggtcttcagctgttcctgtgggcctgtctcCTGAGTCCACCAGGGAGGTCGCTTGGAGccaaaaagttggtcttacctgtggtcctgtatCTCAAATTGCTCTTGgggtctgcttttgagctctcggtgAAGGTGGCAatcaggagggcctgtgctgccttttcccggagcccccgtgcaccagggtcccagatggcattaggtgttttcctctggattcagaaatgtgggcagaatgtagtctcttctggcttcccaggcatgcctgcccctctgaaggtttagctttccctcccttgggatttgggtgcagagaactgttgactgatTCCCTTCAGGTctaggtggtgtctggactgcagggtaTCTGCTGTTCGAGTGCCTCTATCTTCTGGTTCCGAGAGGCcatgtacagtttcctcttgggccagggatgtgggcaggggtgggtagtattggtggtctctcccgctctgcaatctcaggagtgcccacctgtctgggcggtgagctcccTCTttcaaggggtttgggagcagtgagctgtgggctgggatcagcgaggttggggctccagctaaaaactggaagtgtccagtcccagaggaattttgcccctctgtgtcctgagtccaccaggcagttcggttggagcagaaaagttggtcttacctatggtcctgaggctcatgttgcttgtggggggctgcttttgagctctcggttatcgtggcaaccaggagggcccgTGCCGCCTTTTCccggagcccctgtgcaccagggtcccacaTGTAGTTAGGTGTTTTcccctggagtcagaaatgtgggcagagtgtagtcgcttctggcttcccaggcgtgtctgcccctctgaatgtttagctctccctcccatgggatttgggtgcagagaactattgaccggttcccttcaggtctgggtggtgtctggactgccaATACTTTTGTTTAATGCTTtaccctttttattttatgtgttttgccagcatgtacattgtatgagggtgtcagataccctggaactgtaGTCATGGAGGGTTTTACAATGTTAGTGCTCGGACTtgatcctgggtcctctgggaaggTAGCCAGGGCTCTTGACTGGCACAGTAGACCATGCGAGGAAAATTGGTAAGGTTGAGTGGGTTTTGAGACCCTGGCACCCAGGTACCCACCTGAGACATTAGGTGTCTCCCTGCTCTCTACTAGActcctggcctagaactcatgaccATACATCCCAATTCAGTCATATAGCCAAGGACAGAGTTTCCCTGCTAATGAGGTATCTGGAGGCCCTGAGGGTTTAACTGATAAGCTTCTCTTCCTAGATATTTCTTCCTGGAAATGGTATTTAATCTTTGGTTTACTCTGAGAAGGTGGTTTGCATCCATTTTACATGATGAACAGTCTATAAATGATGTGAGTAAAACATGGGCTGTCTCTTTAATTAAGAATTCCTGTAGGGAGTATGGAGAGAGCCTTCATTTTTCACCTCTGTGATCCTGGACTCACATACCATGGAGCTAATCTGGAGTCCCCTATTCACTTGGCCCTGGGCTTGTCCTTAACCTTGGgctctgaaagagagagagagagagagagagagagagagagagagagagagagagagagagaaaggaaaacatgCCTTGAACAAGGATCATGATTTCCTTATTACCTTTAAAGTTCCTACTTTCTGGGTTGTCCACTCTGATATGGGAGTCATCTTTAGTTCATTATCTTGATCTGAATTTGTAATCTCCTGCTCCTTTCTTGGCTTGAACCTCTGAAGTAAACTTGGTTTTTCATATTCATGGCACCTTCCCATTTCTTTAGCTTAATGTTATATAATATGATGTGATTGGGAATCCACAAAACTATATGTGTGTTATGCACTTGGAAGTCTGCAAGATAAAGTTATCATGTCTCTTCCACCACTTGGAACTGGGATTTTTTCTTGCCAATGTGAATTTCCTGTTCAACATCCCAGATTGGTAAAATGTGGAGAAGAAGTAGAACACCCACTCTCTGGAGGTAGAGCCTACCAGCAATAAATGGGCCTCATTGTTCAGAGTCTAGGACATTACTCAGAGAGTGGGAGGCCAGGGGAAAGTCTCAGTAACAGCTCCATCTCACATCCTGTCCAGAgaacagttcctgagcacttgcTGGAGACTGACTGTTTATCTCATCCCTCTTTTATTGTTTTCCTCTAACAAATGGACTGgctcctgtttcttttgtttccagGACTACTGATTTTGTACAAGTCTCATACAATGGGTGAGTGTtatggcaagaaaacaaagaaggaagagatCTAGGGTATGGGATTGATATACCAAGCATCATGATCAGAAAGGTCAGGAACTACAAGGACAGCATTAGATCTGGGTCTCCGAATTCTCTGGCTGTCACAATACCATTTCCTACCTAGGAAGCTTTTCTTGGAGATATTGATGTCCAATAATTCCACTAGAATCTAGTTCTAGGGAGGTATTAGGATATACTCAGGAGAGAATTAGGTGGGGAGGGTGATAAAAAtcattaagagaacacaaaatttCTCTCAACTGAGGTTAAAAACCTTGACAAGTAAGTGAAATGAGATCTCCTTTTTCTTGTCCCCACTGCATCCCAGGTCTTTTTTCTCAACCTTCTCTTTAGCATCAATGCCTACCCCATTGTTATGATGTACTATCTATGCCCTATAGGGGAACCCAGTTTTTGCACTTCCTGTGATGAATATGTTGATGATACCTGCAGAAGAAACTTGGGAGTCTGCCATCCCAGATATCCTGACTTTGCCTGCCAAACCAAAGAAGTATATATTCAACTTAACACTGGAGGTGAGGTGAAGgccaagggaggggagagagactaTTTTATGACTTGGTTTATGGGGAATAAGAGCATTAGATCTGGAGTCATATTTGCTTGTGGCATCAGCATTGCCATTGACTTAGCTGATGGTCTAGGACACAGTCCTTCCATCCTGAGTTCAAAGTTCTTATCTATACAATGATTTAGTTTACCAGGTGGATTTCACATTACTCACCATGTCTTTTCTTTAGTGACTTAAACTAATATATCAGTCTGTTACATCTCTTCTGTAataaatgtctgtgtgtgctaGAGACAGGGATAGGTTATTGTGGGAAGagaccttttatttttttctgtggtaGGGTCTTTAGTTTCAAGCTGGAAGGGAAAGAATGGAAAATTCATCTACATCTCTTCTCATTGGTAAAGACTGTATATTTATGTCACTGCCCTACTTTCTTTAGAATATCTGTACAAATATTCTATATTGGGCTGCCCAAGAAGATGTGTGGAATACGTGCGCTTCATCAAGTTTGAGAAAAACATCTTCTCCTGCTGCAATGAAAGCTACTGCAACAGTTTTCAAGCAAAACATACTCacttcaaagaaaataattttgtctAAGCTCTTCCTGTTAGGCACATCCTGCCCATTTCTTCCTGAACAAGCTTCAATGTTTGGAAGTTTCTTCACTCCCATCCTACACCCACAATCTGCTGAGAGCCAAAGGGCATAAGACAAATGAGCCATGGACAGAGAAGGAGGGTGGTGGAAGTTTGAAATGCAGCCTGGGCCTCTATCAGATTCACTAGGCATCAAGATCTGCTATTCTGATTGGAGGCAAACCATAAGttcaagtgtgtatgtgtgtgtgtgtgtgtgtgtgtgtgtgtgtgtgtgtgtgtaaaggggaCCATTGTGTGATGACATTTGTTACAACCCACATAAGTTATTAAAATGTTATAATAAATACTATGACCATATGCAGAGGATTCATGGGCTGCTTCCATAGCAGAGAAGATAAAAAAGGAGAAGACTGATGAAAGTTGTCTGACAAAGGTTCCCCAAATGTCTAGTATTCTAAATTCTCTTATATCTGATACTGTCTGAGTAGGTTTTGTTTCTGAGGATTATAGattaaaattcaagaaaaaagTTCAAGATAAAACCAACACAAAGTTTATTGGCAAGTATTACAGAATATGAATAAAGAGCAGCCTCATCACTGGATACTACTGATTCTAAGGGGCCTGGG from Rattus norvegicus strain BN/NHsdMcwi chromosome 8, GRCr8, whole genome shotgun sequence includes:
- the Pate10 gene encoding uncharacterized protein LOC100359924 precursor; the encoded protein is MDWLLFLLFPGLLILYKSHTMGEPSFCTSCDEYVDDTCRRNLGVCHPRYPDFACQTKEVYIQLNTGEYLYKYSILGCPRRCVEYVRFIKFEKNIFSCCNESYCNSFQAKHTHFKENNFV